ATGCTTGTTGAATTCGCTGATCAGGTTCAGGAGGTAGTCTCTCTGCTCCTTCACGAAGTCCAAGCCGCAGATGGCGCCATGTCCTGGAACAACGATTTCGGGTTTAATTTCATCAATAATGCGATCAAGCACTTTAATCCAATTGATGGTTCCCTCTTCGCTGTATGCCGTACAACCGTTAAACACGACATCGCCGGCGAACAGCACTTTTTCTTTTGGCATCCACAGCAGCAAGTCACTGTCAGAGTGGGCCGGAGCTACGTTGTAAATCATAACTTCCGTATCGCCAAGACGGATGTTGATATCGTCCTTTATCTCAATATTCGGGAGCACCCATTCTACGCCTTCCAGGTCGAATCCTTCAAATTCCGCTGCAAAAAACCGCTCGCCCGAAGTCGATTCCGGAGAATCCTTTCCTCTTCTGATGACGCTGTCCATCCAGGCGATATTTTCGGTGAGACGCTCTCTGGACGCTTCCTTGTGCATAATAATGCAAGCATCTTCAAACACTTTGTTTCCCCAGGCATGGTCGCTGTTATAGTGCGAGTTCACCACATATGCGGGAGAGCTGCCGTTGCTTACTTCCATAAAAGCCTCCCGCATTTCCCGCGCATGGAACAAATCGAAGAACGTGTCATACACCAGCCCATCACCCTTGTTGATGAACCCGGCATTGGCCCAACTGATGCCGCGATACGGCGAAATACCGGCAAAGACGCCATCTGCGACTTCAAAAAATTTAACGCGAGGTTTTTGGATAATACGTCCATACTTCATGAAAATTCTCCTTTGCGTATATGTTTTTGGGGTAAGGCATACTGACTATGTCTTTATTATAGAGAATGGAAAACAGAAATGCAAGCATGTACTTGCATGCATTTGTTCTATGCTATATGATAGTAACAGAACAACATCACACTACATGGATGGAGGCGCTGCAACATGAAGCTAGTAACCTTTCAAACCAAGACATCCCAGGAACCTTTGTTTGGGCTTGTAATTAACGAGAAATTTGTCGTGTCTTTTGCGGCAATCATGAAACAGCAGGGAACATTCGTTGACAGTCTTGAAAGTATGGACAGCTACCTTCATTATTTGCCGGTAAGTTATGATGCCGCTAAGGAATTGATGCAATATGCTGTTGAACAGTCGCATCAATTCAATGAAAATGAAATCTGCCCGATTGCAGCGGTAAAACTGCTGCCGCCGGTTCCGAATTCGGCTGCGCTTATCGATTTCGGGCTGACGCCAAGACATCTGAGAAATGCTGGCGTAAATCTGCTGCAAAGAGAATATACAGGGCCGGAAAGAGAAGAGCTTAAACGAAAAATTGCTGAAAAATTCCAGCAAGATCCAAATAAAGTAACTTTCAGTTATTACAAGTGTAACCATAATGCATTAATTGGCGATGGGGATACGATTCATTGGCCTTCGTACTCTTCCTACCTGGATATCGAGCCGGAGCTGGCCTTTGTTACAGGGAAGGGGAACTGCATTGCAGGTTATGTTATTTTTAACGACAGTACTGTCCGCGATGTGCAGTGGCCGGATTTCCAGTCGCTGACCGGACCGACGCGCTGCAAAGATTTTGATCGCAGCAAAGGAATAGGACCATTTCTGGTTACGCCGGATGAAATCGACAACCCGCTAGCACTGGATGTGGATGTACGCATCGGGGAGAGACTGCACTGGAAGGGAAGCACATCCGAGTACTCTGCACACCCTGTAAAAGTGATGGAGGAGGTTCTCAAAGTTTTCACGCCGCTCCCGGGCACGATTATAGGAATGGGGACGATACCGGATTGCTGCGCAATCGAGACCGAACAATGGCTGTTGCCCTCTGACCGAATCCAGATTACATTCGATAAATTAGGCACGCTTACGCAATTGGTGCCTGATCATGTCAAGATTACGGAACCAAGCCGCTGGGAAAAAAGAAGCGATTTACCTTAAATAAACGTTTATGAAAATGATGAACCCCGACCCTGCTGCATATGCAAAACTTGTAGTAGAATAGGTTTAACATATGCATGCAAAAGGAGAAATACAATGCAAACTTCAGACAGAATCATTGAAGCCGCGACAAGGCTCATCAAAAAGAAGGGCTATCGGGGAGTAAGCACCAAAGCCATTGCAACAGAAGCTAAAGTCAATGAATCTACGATTTTCCGGCAATTTGGAAGCAAGCAAGGCATATTGGAAGCCATCATTGAAAGACATTCGGATATCCCGCAATTCGAGAAGCTGTTAAAAGAGGAAGCGACCGATAATCCGGAAGTCGATCTGCTGAATGTAAGCCAGCAGTACCGTTTGTTTTTCCATAAAAATGCGGACATCATTTTGATTGGTATCCGCGACAAAGGAATGCTTCCCGAATTGGACAGAGTGCTGGCCGATCCGCCGGTGAAGCTGCACTCCTTGCTGGTTGAATATTTTGAGCGCCTGCAGAAGAAAAAAGTTATAGCCAGACAGGATGAGCGTCTTGCCGCCATGTCTTTTCTCTCGATGTGCTACGGATTTCAGATGAGCGAGCTGATTCACCGGCAATATCAGTCCCAACTCGTCACCGAGGAAGAGTTCTACAAGCACAGTGTCTCATTATTTGTTAAAGGAATTTTGTCTCAGTCATAAGCTTTGTTGATTTCTTTAAATATGCCTAAGACTGCTTTCGCAGCTCTAACTCTAGAACAATTGAAAGAAGATGCATAGCCGGAAAACTGAACTATGACCCGAGAGATGGACACTTTTAAAAAAAGTGCCCTCTCTGAGAGCCCTGCAAAAGCCTTGCTTTTGAGTAAAGAGAGATTCAATTTGGAAATGTAATCGAGAATACTAAAAAGCAGCTCGCTCCTCATCCGAGGGCGGACTGCTTTTGCTCGACTAGCTTTACCATTTGTTTCACATTCACAACAAATGCTGTGAGATACGTCTGTATTCGCATACGAAATAGACCTCGGTACTTGGCTGTTGCCATACCGTGGAACCTCTTCATCTCTGCATTTTTATGTTCAAAACCGGTCTGCATTTTTCCGTATTAACGTAGAATATATACCAAAAATATGGTGATCATGAAATTTACTTCTAGGAGGCTGCAACATGACGACAGAACGCTATCAACGAGGATGGAACAAACTAATGGAAGTAGGCGGGGGCGGAGGAGCAGCAGAACGTGTAATCGAATCACTGAAAGATATTGCTCCTGACGTTGCTAACTACATAATCGAGTTTGCATTTGGCGATATTTATTCCAGAGAAGGACTGAACCCAAAACAGCGGCAACTGTTGACGATTGCTTCCCTGACAACCCAAGGTGGAGTCGACTCAGAACTTTATGCCCATCTTCACGGGGCTCTTAATGTTGGTCTCTCTACGAACGAAGTCGTTGAAGCGATTACCCATTGCATATCCTATGCAGGTTTCCCACGCGTACTCAACGCTATTTCTGTAGCAAAGCGTGTGTTTGAGGAAAGAAATGTAAAAGTAGAGACATCACAAGAGCAGGAATGACAAACCTGACAAAGAGGATCGAATGTATTTACACTATCGGGGTGGCTTTCACTCGCCCATAAAACTATTGAAGCAAGCCACAATGGACCAGAAATTCCAAATAGCAGGTCAAGGATGAAGTGCTCCCTGTCAAGTGGACAGTGTAAAAAACAAAAATAGTTAGACCTCGATTCCTCGGCTGGTTTGAACAGAGCTGAGGTTTTTTGTTATACAGTTCGGCGGTATTCATTAGGTGACAAACCACCCAAACACTCTGTATAGCGGTAGTTGTTGTAATAGCGAATATATTCGCTAACGTCTTTAAAGACGTCTTCATAGGTGTGAAACTTTGTAAGATAATAGCTTTCTGATTTGTAAGTACCCCAAAATCGTTCAATAGGTTGGTTGTCCAAGCATCGGCTCACACGAGACATGCTTTTCATATATCCATATTTTACGTGGAGTCGATTATACTCATGAGATGTGTACTGGAAGCCTCTGTCGCTTTGGAGGAGTGGGGTTACACTGGGATTCTTCTTGTAAGCCTTCTTCAGCGTATCCATCACGAGTTTATTGTTGTTGGAATGGCTTAATACCCATGAAACAATGGCGTTATCGTATACATCGATAATAGCGCTTAAATAGGCCTTGCGACCATTCCCATACTTCAACTCGGTGACATCCGTACACCACTTTGAATTAGGAGAATTGGCATCAAAGTTACGTTTCATTACATTTTCAACGACATGGATTTCAGAGGCTTTCACGTAGCTCGGCCGTTCCCTACGGATGACTGCTTTGAGTCCAAGAGCACGCATGATTCGATAATAGCGTTTTTTGTTGTAAGTCTTTTTGAGTTTTCGGTTTAGCTGAGTACGCATTTGACGATACCCAAGTATCCCTTTTCGCTTGTCATAACGAAGCTTCACTTCTTTAGCTAGCGCATGAATTTCAAGTTCCCTGGCAGATGGCGTCCAGTTTAACCACTTGTAATAGGCAGATCGAGCAACCCCTGCTAACGCACACAACTTCGTAATTGCGTAACCTTTTTCTTTGTTCAGTTCTTGAATCGCATGATACAAGTCTACTTGTCGAACGAGGGTTAGCGTGTATTTCGTTGCTTGATCTGTGCCAACTTTTTTGCGAAGGAGTTCTCCATCTCCAGGTATTCGTTCCGAGCTTCTAATTGCTTGATCCGTAGCTTAAGACGTTCATGCTCATCTAGTTCCTCTACAGGCTTTTTGCGACCGCGATTGTCCTTGAGAGCATCCTCACTGCCTCCTTGATATTTCCGAACCCATGCGTACACTTGCTGATAGGATACATCGTACTTTGCGATCGCTTTCTGATAATCCAAATCATTAGCGATGGTATATTGTGCAATTTCAATGCGTTCTTCAAAAGATGTTTTACGTCCATTATTCATATGAGATAGTCCCTTTCCTTTACGAGTAGGTTTCAATTCTATCTCACTAGTATACTTGGAAATCCAATTCCTCAGGACACTTGTACTTGAAATATGGTACTTTTTTGTTACCGCTGATAAGGAGTAATGACCAGACAATAACTCTTTAATAGCAGCAAGCTTCGCTTTCTTTGAGTATGTTTTCCATGTCTTTGATTCCTTTAGCCCTTCCAAACCATCTGCCTTATATTTTCTTATCCAATCCGTGACGGTTCCCTTACTTACCCCGAGCTGTTTTGCTTCATAGTTTGGATTTGACTTATGCCCAAGACACCGCTGAACGGCGTGTAATTTTACTTCTAAAGAAGTAGGACTTCTTTTAGACATTAGAAAAACTCCCATCATTGTAGTAGTAGAAGGTTTGTTTTTTTCTACTGTCTACTATGATGGGAGCGTATCAGGATAACCACCTTGACCTGCTATTTTAATGCATCAGTCTCTCTTTTTCAGAATGGGATACTTAACAGTAAAATTGATTTTTTTCTTGGTTATCATACTCATCAAGTAGAGATAATCATTAAATTTAAATAATGGTAACCTTTCCCTCACTCTTACGTACTATCCCCTGTAGTGAACCATTTGTTCAGAAGGGGAGAGATATTATTGGGTTTCATGGATCAAGGTAATAATCAGAATGTAAATCAAAGCACGACGGGTCGGAAAATGCCTGAGTTAAAGCCTGGAACATATAAGAAAATAATGATTGGATTTGCAGCGGCAATCATTATTATCTTTGTGGGATCATCATCGTTCTATACGGTGCAAGAGCAAGAGCGTGCTGCCGTACTTACATTCGGTAAGTATTCGAATGAGACCTCGGCAGGACTGCACTTCAAATGGCCTTACCCGATTCAACAGGTTATAACGGTTCCAGCAGAGCTGACGCAACGGATTCACATCGGTTATCGCGATGAAGGTGATAAATCTGTTTTAGTTGAAGAAGAAGCGATGATGATAACGGGAGATGAGAATATCGTATCGGCGGACGCTGTCGTTCAGTGGAAAATAAGTAATATTCGCGATTATTTATACAATATTGATGATCCAGAGCAATTTTTGCGTAATGCGACAAGCTCCTCTATACGTGCGGTAATCGGTTCAGAGAAATTGGATTATGCGATTACAGATGGGAAGACCGTCATTCAAGATAAGGTTAGAGTGAAGCTGTTGGAGTTGCAGACCAAGTACAATACCGGGATCCAAATTATTGATATTAAATTCCAAGATATTGAACCGCCAGGTGGTCAGGTTACAGAAGCATTCCGTGAAGTAACGAATGCTCGAGAAGAGAAAAATACGAAAATTAATAATGCGGCGAAATATGAGAATGATCTCATTCCAAAGGCTCGAGGCGAGGCACAAGCCCTTATAGAGAACGCGGAGGGTGAGAAAAAGTCGCGGATATTGAATGCCCAAGGTGATGTGGCCCAATTTAATGCAATATTCAAAGAGTATAAGAAAAATCCAAACGTTACGGAGAGTCGCTTGATATTAGAAACATTAGAGAAAATACTGCCTAATGCTCAAATTTTTATAACGAATTCTAACAGTGATACCGTTAATTACTTGCCATTAAATGAGCTGTTGCGCAGCGGTTCTAATAAAACGACTACAACACCAACAAACCCACCTGCAACAACTGCTCCACAAGGAGGCGATGCACAATGAAGAACAAATGGATAGCTCTTATATCGGTGCTACTTATACTTATTCTGGCATCGGGCTCTATGTATATCGTCAAAGAAGGAGAGTATAAGGTCGTTCTTAGATTTGGTGAAGCAATAAGAGCAGTACCAGAGCCAGGATTAAAGTTTAAAATTCCGTTTGTGGAGAATGTCTCCACTCTTCCTAAATATCAGATGACTTATGAAAGCACGCCTACGACCATACTAACGAAGGATCAGAAGCCAATTGTCGTTGATAATTACACGGTATGGCGTATTAATAACGCTTCGAAATTTTTAAGAACTGTTCAATCGGTTAGTGGTGGTGTCCAACGAATAGATGAAGCAGTATACAACGCTGTTCGTCGTAAGTTATCGGAAGTTAACTATGAGAATATCATTAGTGAAAATACAGAGCGCGGTAACATCAACGATGAGATAACGAAGGATGTTATTTCAGCTTTAACGAGAGATGATTATGGTATTGAGGTGATTGATGTACGCATCAAGCGTACCGATTTACCAGAGGAAAATAAGCAAAGTGTGTATAATCGAATGATTTCTGACCGTCAATCTATTGCTGCTCG
The nucleotide sequence above comes from Paenibacillus sp. IHBB 10380. Encoded proteins:
- a CDS encoding TetR/AcrR family transcriptional regulator, yielding MQTSDRIIEAATRLIKKKGYRGVSTKAIATEAKVNESTIFRQFGSKQGILEAIIERHSDIPQFEKLLKEEATDNPEVDLLNVSQQYRLFFHKNADIILIGIRDKGMLPELDRVLADPPVKLHSLLVEYFERLQKKKVIARQDERLAAMSFLSMCYGFQMSELIHRQYQSQLVTEEEFYKHSVSLFVKGILSQS
- the hflK gene encoding FtsH protease activity modulator HflK, which translates into the protein MDQGNNQNVNQSTTGRKMPELKPGTYKKIMIGFAAAIIIIFVGSSSFYTVQEQERAAVLTFGKYSNETSAGLHFKWPYPIQQVITVPAELTQRIHIGYRDEGDKSVLVEEEAMMITGDENIVSADAVVQWKISNIRDYLYNIDDPEQFLRNATSSSIRAVIGSEKLDYAITDGKTVIQDKVRVKLLELQTKYNTGIQIIDIKFQDIEPPGGQVTEAFREVTNAREEKNTKINNAAKYENDLIPKARGEAQALIENAEGEKKSRILNAQGDVAQFNAIFKEYKKNPNVTESRLILETLEKILPNAQIFITNSNSDTVNYLPLNELLRSGSNKTTTTPTNPPATTAPQGGDAQ
- a CDS encoding carboxymuconolactone decarboxylase family protein, which gives rise to MTTERYQRGWNKLMEVGGGGGAAERVIESLKDIAPDVANYIIEFAFGDIYSREGLNPKQRQLLTIASLTTQGGVDSELYAHLHGALNVGLSTNEVVEAITHCISYAGFPRVLNAISVAKRVFEERNVKVETSQEQE
- the hflC gene encoding protease modulator HflC → MKNKWIALISVLLILILASGSMYIVKEGEYKVVLRFGEAIRAVPEPGLKFKIPFVENVSTLPKYQMTYESTPTTILTKDQKPIVVDNYTVWRINNASKFLRTVQSVSGGVQRIDEAVYNAVRRKLSEVNYENIISENTERGNINDEITKDVISALTRDDYGIEVIDVRIKRTDLPEENKQSVYNRMISDRQSIAARYLSEGDEESRKITSKADRTSTELLAQAKADAKKIISEGEGEAARIYNLAYGSDPKFYSFYRTLESYVVTLKNEPVIMLPIDSPYAKILLGK
- a CDS encoding transposase → MQTGFEHKNAEMKRFHGMATAKYRGLFRMRIQTYLTAFVVNVKQMVKLVEQKQSALG
- a CDS encoding IS3 family transposase; its protein translation is MRSSERIPGDGELLRKKVGTDQATKYTLTLVRQVDLYHAIQELNKEKGYAITKLCALAGVARSAYYKWLNWTPSARELEIHALAKEVKLRYDKRKGILGYRQMRTQLNRKLKKTYNKKRYYRIMRALGLKAVIRRERPSYVKASEIHVVENVMKRNFDANSPNSKWCTDVTELKYGNGRKAYLSAIIDVYDNAIVSWVLSHSNNNKLVMDTLKKAYKKNPSVTPLLQSDRGFQYTSHEYNRLHVKYGYMKSMSRVSRCLDNQPIERFWGTYKSESYYLTKFHTYEDVFKDVSEYIRYYNNYRYTECLGGLSPNEYRRTV
- a CDS encoding helix-turn-helix domain-containing protein; protein product: MSKRSPTSLEVKLHAVQRCLGHKSNPNYEAKQLGVSKGTVTDWIRKYKADGLEGLKESKTWKTYSKKAKLAAIKELLSGHYSLSAVTKKYHISSTSVLRNWISKYTSEIELKPTRKGKGLSHMNNGRKTSFEERIEIAQYTIANDLDYQKAIAKYDVSYQQVYAWVRKYQGGSEDALKDNRGRKKPVEELDEHERLKLRIKQLEARNEYLEMENSFAKKLAQIKQRNTR
- a CDS encoding fumarylacetoacetate hydrolase family protein translates to MKLVTFQTKTSQEPLFGLVINEKFVVSFAAIMKQQGTFVDSLESMDSYLHYLPVSYDAAKELMQYAVEQSHQFNENEICPIAAVKLLPPVPNSAALIDFGLTPRHLRNAGVNLLQREYTGPEREELKRKIAEKFQQDPNKVTFSYYKCNHNALIGDGDTIHWPSYSSYLDIEPELAFVTGKGNCIAGYVIFNDSTVRDVQWPDFQSLTGPTRCKDFDRSKGIGPFLVTPDEIDNPLALDVDVRIGERLHWKGSTSEYSAHPVKVMEEVLKVFTPLPGTIIGMGTIPDCCAIETEQWLLPSDRIQITFDKLGTLTQLVPDHVKITEPSRWEKRSDLP
- a CDS encoding MBL fold metallo-hydrolase, which gives rise to MKYGRIIQKPRVKFFEVADGVFAGISPYRGISWANAGFINKGDGLVYDTFFDLFHAREMREAFMEVSNGSSPAYVVNSHYNSDHAWGNKVFEDACIIMHKEASRERLTENIAWMDSVIRRGKDSPESTSGERFFAAEFEGFDLEGVEWVLPNIEIKDDINIRLGDTEVMIYNVAPAHSDSDLLLWMPKEKVLFAGDVVFNGCTAYSEEGTINWIKVLDRIIDEIKPEIVVPGHGAICGLDFVKEQRDYLLNLISEFNKHYNDEIDSLSLTKQIDISRFLHWIQPERLYVTVDILLKSKRGLPPLPIWNEVPAKLEDMKAFLAGKYGNQIKPWDPMSVWQE